In a single window of the Delftia tsuruhatensis genome:
- the rnhB gene encoding ribonuclease HII, whose product MRSRKSLPPLSPEQARLPWHAPGLVAGVDEAGRGPLAGPVVAAAVILDDLNPIDGLNDSKKLTAARREVLYDEIRAKALCCSIAEASVEEIDRLNILQATLLAMRRAVMGLRLKPVLVLVDGNQLPVLDVQAEAIVKGDSLVQAISAASILAKVTRDRWCERLHEQHPQYGFDGHKGYGTAAHLAALRQYGACGEHRRSFAPVAHVVNIAKMAEPLAAARVAAASQSAQALLLSA is encoded by the coding sequence ATGCGATCGAGAAAATCATTGCCCCCACTGTCGCCTGAACAGGCGCGCCTGCCCTGGCATGCGCCGGGGCTGGTTGCGGGCGTGGACGAGGCGGGTCGCGGCCCGCTGGCCGGCCCCGTGGTGGCCGCCGCCGTCATCCTCGATGACCTCAATCCCATCGACGGGCTCAATGACTCCAAGAAGCTCACGGCTGCACGCCGCGAGGTTCTCTATGATGAGATACGCGCCAAGGCGTTGTGCTGCAGCATCGCCGAGGCTTCGGTCGAGGAGATCGACCGCCTCAACATCCTGCAGGCCACGCTGCTGGCCATGCGCCGGGCCGTGATGGGCCTGCGGCTGAAGCCCGTGCTGGTGCTGGTCGATGGCAATCAACTGCCCGTGCTGGATGTGCAGGCCGAAGCCATCGTCAAGGGGGATTCCCTGGTGCAGGCCATCTCGGCTGCCTCCATTCTCGCCAAGGTCACGCGCGATCGGTGGTGCGAGCGCCTGCACGAGCAGCATCCGCAGTACGGCTTCGACGGCCACAAGGGCTATGGCACGGCAGCGCATCTGGCGGCGCTGCGCCAGTACGGTGCCTGCGGCGAGCACAGGCGCTCATTCGCACCAGTGGCCCATGTCGTGAATATCGCCAAGATGGCCGAGCCGCTGGCCGCCGCCCGTGTGGCGGCTGCATCGCAGAGCGCGCAGGCCTTGCTGCTGTCCGCCTGA
- a CDS encoding TrmH family RNA methyltransferase, which translates to MSRQPAATLIQSRDNALVKDLRRLSQDSGAYRKQGRVWLEGDHLCRAALARGVQPAMAVVAESFWPQVPLQWVQGAGKCVVLADALFSEVSGLESPARIGFLMEWQATAALRAGVATVVLDRVQDAGNVGSILRSAAAFGFGQVVALKGTAALWSQKVLRAGMGAHFGLHLVESVSADDLVDLNLPLIVTSSHQGELIQQAPLPWPCAWAMGHEGQGVGEALMRQAALHVRIGQPGGEESLNVAAAAAICLHASSVSAGSRQG; encoded by the coding sequence ATGAGCCGACAACCCGCTGCCACCTTGATCCAGTCCCGTGACAACGCCCTGGTCAAGGATTTGCGCAGGCTGTCGCAGGACAGTGGGGCCTATCGCAAGCAGGGGCGCGTCTGGCTGGAGGGCGATCACCTGTGCCGCGCGGCGCTGGCCCGCGGCGTGCAGCCTGCGATGGCCGTCGTGGCCGAATCCTTCTGGCCCCAGGTGCCGCTGCAATGGGTGCAGGGGGCCGGCAAGTGCGTGGTGTTGGCCGATGCACTGTTCTCCGAAGTCAGCGGGCTGGAGTCTCCGGCGCGCATCGGCTTTCTGATGGAGTGGCAGGCCACGGCGGCCTTGCGTGCAGGTGTGGCCACGGTGGTGCTGGACCGCGTCCAGGATGCCGGCAACGTGGGCTCCATCCTGCGCAGTGCCGCGGCCTTCGGCTTTGGCCAGGTCGTGGCCCTCAAGGGCACTGCGGCCCTGTGGAGCCAGAAGGTGCTGCGCGCCGGCATGGGGGCGCACTTCGGCTTGCACCTGGTCGAGTCGGTCTCGGCGGACGATCTGGTCGACCTGAACCTGCCGTTGATCGTGACCAGTTCCCACCAGGGGGAACTGATCCAGCAGGCGCCCTTGCCCTGGCCTTGTGCCTGGGCCATGGGACATGAAGGGCAGGGCGTGGGCGAGGCCTTGATGCGGCAGGCGGCCCTGCATGTGCGCATAGGCCAGCCCGGTGGCGAGGAGTCCTTGAACGTCGCTGCGGCAGCGGCCATATGCCTGCATGCGAGCAGCGTGAGTGCCGGCTCACGTCAAGGGTAA
- the lpxA gene encoding acyl-ACP--UDP-N-acetylglucosamine O-acyltransferase yields the protein MERIHPTALVDSAAQLDSTVSVGPYAVIGPHVEIGAGTSIGAHCVIEGRTSLGRDNRIFQFASLGAQPQDKKYAGEPTRLVIGDRNTVREFCTFNTGTVQDQGVTCIGSDNWIMAYVHVAHDCVVGSHTILANNATLAGHVHVGDHVILGGLTGVHQFTKVGAHAMAGFASHISQDVPPFMMVDGNPLAVRGFNIEGLRRRGFGPQRIQAVKQMHRLLYRQGLTLDAAREAIAQLCGEMPEASEDVSLMLDFLAASTRGIAR from the coding sequence ATGGAACGCATCCACCCCACGGCACTGGTCGATTCCGCTGCCCAGCTGGATTCGACAGTGTCGGTCGGCCCCTATGCCGTCATCGGGCCGCATGTGGAGATCGGCGCCGGTACATCGATCGGCGCCCACTGCGTGATCGAAGGCCGCACCAGCCTCGGTCGCGACAATCGGATCTTCCAGTTCGCGTCCCTGGGGGCGCAGCCCCAGGACAAGAAATATGCAGGCGAGCCCACGCGCCTGGTGATCGGGGACCGCAACACGGTGCGCGAGTTCTGCACCTTCAACACGGGAACCGTGCAGGACCAGGGCGTCACCTGCATCGGCAGCGACAACTGGATCATGGCCTACGTGCATGTGGCCCACGATTGCGTCGTGGGCAGCCACACCATCCTGGCCAACAATGCCACGCTGGCGGGTCATGTGCACGTGGGCGACCATGTGATCCTGGGTGGGCTGACGGGCGTGCACCAGTTCACCAAGGTGGGGGCCCATGCCATGGCCGGCTTTGCCAGTCATATCTCTCAGGACGTGCCGCCCTTCATGATGGTGGATGGCAATCCGCTGGCAGTGCGGGGTTTCAACATCGAAGGCCTGCGTCGGCGCGGCTTCGGGCCGCAGCGCATCCAGGCCGTCAAGCAGATGCACCGGCTGCTGTATCGCCAGGGTCTGACGCTGGACGCTGCCCGCGAGGCCATCGCACAGCTTTGCGGCGAGATGCCGGAAGCTTCCGAAGATGTGTCGCTGATGCTGGATTTTCTGGCAGCCTCGACCCGGGGCATTGCGCGCTGA
- the fabZ gene encoding 3-hydroxyacyl-ACP dehydratase FabZ — MMDIHAILKQLPHRYPFLLVDKVTELERNTRIRAIKNVTFNEPYFMGHFPGRPVMPGVLILEALAQAAGLLAFDAMGQVPDENNIYYFVGIDGARFKRPVEPGDQLVLEITIDRVRGGIWKFKGVARVEDEVACEAELMCTMRNVG; from the coding sequence ATGATGGATATTCACGCAATTCTCAAGCAACTGCCCCACCGCTACCCCTTCCTGCTGGTGGACAAGGTCACGGAGCTTGAGCGCAATACACGCATCAGGGCGATCAAGAACGTCACGTTCAACGAGCCCTATTTCATGGGCCACTTCCCGGGGCGTCCTGTCATGCCCGGCGTGCTGATCCTGGAGGCGCTGGCGCAGGCCGCGGGCCTGCTGGCCTTCGACGCCATGGGCCAGGTTCCGGACGAGAACAACATCTACTACTTCGTGGGCATCGACGGTGCGCGTTTCAAGCGCCCCGTGGAGCCGGGCGACCAGCTGGTGCTGGAGATCACCATCGACCGCGTGCGCGGCGGCATCTGGAAGTTCAAGGGCGTGGCCAGGGTCGAGGACGAGGTTGCCTGCGAAGCCGAGCTGATGTGCACCATGCGCAACGTGGGCTGA
- the greA gene encoding transcription elongation factor GreA translates to MATIPITKRGAEKLKDELHRLKTVERPAVIQAIAEARAQGDLSENAEYEAAKDRQGFIEGRIAEVESKLSAAQIIDPAAVDAGGRVVFGATVELEDEDSGDMVKYQIVGEDEADLKLGLINVSSPIARALIGKEEGDTAVVQAPGGERRYEVVSVRYL, encoded by the coding sequence ATGGCCACCATCCCCATCACCAAGCGCGGAGCCGAAAAGCTCAAGGACGAGCTGCACCGCCTGAAGACCGTGGAGCGTCCCGCCGTGATCCAGGCCATCGCCGAGGCGCGTGCCCAGGGTGATCTGAGCGAGAACGCCGAGTACGAAGCTGCCAAGGACCGCCAGGGCTTCATCGAAGGCCGCATCGCCGAAGTCGAGAGCAAGCTGTCCGCCGCCCAGATCATCGATCCGGCGGCCGTGGATGCCGGCGGCCGCGTGGTCTTCGGCGCCACGGTCGAGCTCGAGGATGAGGACAGCGGCGACATGGTCAAGTACCAGATCGTGGGCGAGGACGAGGCCGATCTCAAGCTGGGCCTGATCAATGTCTCCAGCCCCATCGCACGCGCGCTGATCGGCAAGGAAGAGGGCGACACCGCCGTCGTGCAGGCGCCCGGTGGCGAGCGCCGCTATGAAGTGGTATCGGTGCGCTATCTCTGA
- the carB gene encoding carbamoyl-phosphate synthase large subunit, with product MPKRTDLKSILIIGAGPIVIGQACEFDYSGVQACKALREEGYKVILINSNPATIMTDPATADVTYIEPITWQTVEKIIAKERPDAILPTMGGQTALNCALDLWRNGVLHKYKVELIGATPEAIDKAEDRLKFKDAMTRIGLGSARSGIAHSMDEAWAVQKNVGFPTVIRPSFTLGGTGGGIAYNPEEFETICKRGLEASPTNELLIEESLLGWKEYEMEVVRDKADNCIIICSIENLDPMGVHTGDSITVAPAQTLTDKEYQIMRNASLAVLREIGVDTGGSNVQFSVNPKDGRMIVIEMNPRVSRSSALASKATGFPIAKVAAKLAVGYTLDELKNDITGGKTPASFEPSIDYVVTKIPRFAFEKFPAADNRLTTQMKSVGEVMAIGRTFQESFQKALRGLEVGVDGMNEKTQDREILEKELGEPGPDRIWYVGDAFAAGWTLDEVHHITKIDKWFLVQIEEIVKIELELDKVYEEKGDAALAALDAATLRTLKQKGFSDRRLAKLLHTSDKAVREARKALGVRPVFKRVDTCAAEFATNTAYMYSTYDEECEAAPSDKKKIMVLGGGPNRIGQGIEFDYCCVHAALAMREDGYETIMVNCNPETVSTDYDTSDRLYFEPLTLEDVLEVVAVEKPAGVIVQYGGQTPLKLALGLEKEGVPIIGTTPDMIDAAEDRERFQKLLNELGLRQPPNATARTEAEALEKAAGLGYPLVVRPSYVLGGRAMEIVHEQRDLERYMREAVKVSNDSPVLLDHFLSNAIECDVDCVRDREGAVFIGGVMEHIEQAGVHSGDSACSLPPYYLKPETVAEIKRQTAAMANALNVVGLMNVQFAIKETAEGDVIYVLEVNPRASRTVPFVSKATGIQLAKVAARCMAGDTLAQQGITKEVTPPYFSVKEAVFPFVKFPGVDTILGPEMKSTGEVMGVGKTFGEAFVKSQLGAGVTLPTSGKVFLTVKNADKPRAVAVARELAAMGFALCATRGTAAAIAEAGIEVQVVNKVTEGRPHIVDMIKNGEIVMVINTVEERRNAIADSRAIRTSALLARVTTFTTIFGAEAAVEGMKSMGHMDVHSVQELHAQLQAA from the coding sequence ATGCCTAAGCGCACCGACCTCAAAAGCATTCTGATCATTGGCGCCGGCCCCATCGTCATCGGCCAAGCCTGCGAATTCGACTACTCCGGCGTGCAGGCCTGCAAGGCGCTGCGCGAGGAGGGCTACAAGGTCATCCTGATCAACAGCAACCCCGCCACGATCATGACCGACCCGGCCACGGCCGACGTCACCTACATCGAGCCCATCACCTGGCAGACGGTCGAGAAGATCATCGCCAAGGAGCGTCCCGACGCCATCCTGCCGACCATGGGCGGCCAGACGGCGCTCAATTGCGCCCTGGACCTGTGGCGCAACGGCGTGCTGCACAAGTACAAGGTCGAGCTGATCGGCGCCACGCCCGAGGCCATCGACAAGGCCGAGGACCGCCTCAAGTTCAAGGATGCGATGACGCGCATCGGCCTGGGTTCGGCGCGTTCGGGCATCGCGCATTCCATGGACGAAGCCTGGGCCGTGCAAAAGAACGTGGGCTTTCCCACCGTCATCCGCCCCAGCTTCACGCTGGGCGGCACGGGCGGCGGCATCGCCTACAACCCGGAAGAGTTCGAGACCATCTGCAAGCGTGGCCTGGAAGCCTCGCCCACCAACGAGCTGCTGATCGAGGAATCGCTGCTGGGCTGGAAGGAGTACGAGATGGAAGTGGTCCGCGACAAGGCGGACAACTGCATCATCATCTGCTCCATCGAGAACCTGGACCCCATGGGCGTGCACACCGGCGACTCGATCACCGTGGCCCCCGCGCAGACCCTGACCGACAAGGAGTACCAGATCATGCGCAACGCCTCGCTGGCGGTGCTGCGCGAGATCGGCGTGGACACGGGTGGTTCCAACGTGCAGTTCTCGGTGAATCCCAAGGACGGCCGCATGATCGTCATCGAGATGAATCCGCGCGTGTCGCGTTCCTCGGCGCTGGCGTCCAAGGCCACGGGCTTTCCCATCGCCAAGGTTGCCGCCAAGCTGGCCGTGGGCTATACGCTGGACGAACTCAAGAACGACATCACGGGCGGCAAGACGCCGGCCTCGTTCGAGCCCTCGATCGACTACGTGGTCACCAAGATCCCGCGTTTCGCCTTCGAGAAGTTCCCTGCCGCCGACAACCGCCTGACCACGCAGATGAAGTCCGTGGGCGAGGTCATGGCCATCGGCCGTACCTTCCAGGAGTCCTTCCAGAAGGCGCTGCGCGGCCTGGAAGTCGGCGTGGACGGCATGAACGAGAAGACCCAGGACCGCGAGATCCTCGAGAAGGAACTCGGCGAGCCCGGTCCCGACCGCATCTGGTACGTGGGCGATGCCTTCGCGGCCGGCTGGACGCTGGATGAAGTCCACCACATCACCAAGATCGACAAGTGGTTCCTGGTGCAGATCGAGGAGATCGTCAAGATCGAGCTCGAGCTGGACAAGGTCTACGAGGAAAAGGGCGACGCAGCCCTGGCGGCCCTGGACGCCGCGACGCTGCGCACGCTCAAGCAAAAAGGCTTCTCCGACCGCCGCCTGGCCAAGCTGCTGCACACCAGCGACAAGGCCGTGCGCGAGGCGCGCAAGGCCCTGGGCGTGCGCCCCGTGTTCAAGCGCGTGGACACCTGCGCCGCCGAGTTCGCGACCAATACCGCCTACATGTACTCGACCTATGACGAGGAGTGCGAGGCCGCGCCTTCGGACAAGAAGAAGATCATGGTGCTGGGCGGCGGTCCAAACCGCATCGGCCAGGGCATCGAGTTCGACTACTGCTGCGTGCACGCCGCGCTCGCCATGCGCGAGGACGGCTACGAGACCATCATGGTCAACTGCAACCCCGAGACCGTGTCCACCGACTACGACACCTCGGACCGCTTGTACTTCGAGCCGCTCACCCTGGAGGATGTGCTCGAGGTCGTGGCCGTCGAAAAGCCGGCCGGCGTCATCGTGCAGTACGGTGGCCAGACACCGCTGAAGCTGGCGCTGGGCCTGGAAAAGGAAGGCGTTCCCATCATCGGCACCACGCCCGACATGATCGACGCTGCCGAAGACCGCGAGCGCTTCCAGAAGCTGCTCAACGAACTGGGCCTGCGCCAGCCCCCCAACGCCACGGCGCGCACCGAGGCAGAGGCGCTGGAGAAGGCCGCCGGCCTGGGCTATCCCCTGGTCGTGCGCCCCAGCTACGTGCTGGGCGGCCGCGCCATGGAGATCGTGCATGAGCAGCGCGACCTGGAGCGCTACATGCGCGAGGCCGTCAAGGTCAGCAATGACTCGCCCGTGCTGCTGGACCACTTCCTGTCCAATGCCATCGAGTGCGACGTGGACTGCGTGCGCGACCGCGAAGGCGCCGTCTTCATCGGCGGCGTGATGGAGCACATCGAGCAGGCCGGCGTGCACTCGGGCGACTCCGCCTGCTCGCTGCCGCCGTACTACCTCAAGCCCGAGACCGTGGCCGAGATCAAGCGCCAGACCGCCGCCATGGCCAATGCGCTGAACGTGGTGGGCCTCATGAACGTGCAGTTCGCCATCAAGGAAACGGCCGAAGGCGACGTGATCTACGTGCTGGAAGTCAACCCGCGCGCCTCGCGCACCGTGCCCTTCGTCTCCAAGGCCACGGGCATCCAGCTGGCCAAGGTGGCTGCGCGCTGCATGGCCGGCGACACGCTGGCACAGCAAGGCATCACCAAGGAAGTCACGCCGCCGTACTTCAGCGTCAAGGAAGCGGTCTTCCCGTTCGTGAAGTTCCCCGGCGTGGACACCATCCTCGGCCCCGAGATGAAGTCCACCGGCGAAGTCATGGGCGTGGGCAAGACCTTCGGCGAGGCCTTCGTCAAGAGCCAGCTGGGTGCCGGCGTGACGCTGCCCACCTCGGGCAAAGTCTTCCTGACCGTGAAGAACGCCGACAAGCCGCGCGCCGTGGCCGTGGCCAGGGAGCTGGCCGCCATGGGCTTTGCCCTGTGCGCCACGCGCGGCACGGCTGCGGCCATCGCCGAGGCCGGCATCGAGGTGCAGGTGGTCAACAAGGTCACCGAGGGCCGCCCCCACATCGTGGACATGATCAAGAACGGCGAGATCGTCATGGTCATCAACACGGTGGAAGAGCGCCGCAACGCCATTGCCGACTCGCGTGCCATCCGTACCAGTGCCCTGCTGGCGCGCGTGACCACCTTCACCACCATCTTCGGCGCGGAAGCGGCCGTCGAAGGCATGAAGTCCATGGGCCACATGGACGTGCATTCGGTGCAGGAGCTGCACGCCCAGCTGCAGGCCGCCTGA
- the carA gene encoding glutamine-hydrolyzing carbamoyl-phosphate synthase small subunit: MLLSLKGAFPSAILALADGTVFVGNSIGAQGTTVGEVVFNTAITGYQEILTDPSYCQQIVTLTYPHIGNYGVNVEDVEAGKVHAAGLIIKNLPLLASNFRQAETLPDYLARSGTVAIANIDTRKLTRLLRDKGAQNGAIVGLAAGEEVTQARIDEAVAAAKAAPSMKGLDLAQVVTTTRPYEWTETEWKLGEGYGKQEAPRFHVVAYDFGVKFNILRMLAERGCKLTVVPARTPAKDVLALNPDGVFLSNGPGDPEPCDYAIAATRELVDSGKPVFGICLGHQIMALAAGARTFKMANSHHGANHPVKDLDNGRVSITSQNHGFAVELDSLPETLRPTHVSLFDGTLQGLEHKDKPAFCFQGHPEASPGPHDIAYLFDRFTALMEKHKNA, translated from the coding sequence GTGCTTTTGTCTCTCAAGGGAGCATTCCCATCCGCCATCCTGGCGCTCGCAGACGGCACGGTCTTTGTTGGCAACTCGATCGGTGCGCAAGGCACCACGGTTGGTGAAGTCGTTTTCAACACGGCGATCACCGGCTACCAGGAAATCCTCACCGACCCCAGCTACTGCCAGCAGATCGTGACGCTCACGTATCCGCACATCGGCAACTATGGCGTCAATGTGGAGGACGTCGAGGCCGGCAAGGTCCATGCAGCGGGCCTGATCATTAAGAACCTGCCGCTGCTGGCGAGCAACTTCCGCCAAGCCGAGACCCTGCCCGACTATCTCGCACGCAGCGGCACGGTGGCGATCGCCAACATCGATACGCGCAAGCTCACGCGCCTGCTGCGCGACAAGGGCGCTCAAAATGGCGCCATCGTCGGTCTGGCAGCCGGCGAGGAGGTGACCCAGGCGCGCATCGACGAGGCAGTGGCCGCCGCCAAGGCCGCCCCCAGCATGAAGGGCCTGGATCTGGCGCAGGTGGTGACCACCACCAGGCCCTACGAGTGGACCGAGACCGAATGGAAGCTGGGCGAAGGCTACGGCAAGCAGGAGGCGCCGCGCTTTCACGTGGTGGCCTATGACTTCGGCGTGAAGTTCAACATCCTGCGCATGCTGGCCGAGCGCGGCTGCAAGCTGACCGTGGTGCCGGCCAGGACGCCCGCCAAGGATGTGCTGGCGCTCAACCCCGATGGTGTGTTCCTGTCCAACGGCCCTGGCGACCCGGAGCCTTGCGACTACGCCATTGCTGCGACCAGGGAGCTGGTGGACTCCGGCAAGCCCGTGTTCGGCATCTGCCTGGGCCACCAGATCATGGCCCTGGCCGCCGGCGCCAGGACCTTCAAGATGGCCAACAGCCACCACGGAGCCAACCACCCCGTCAAGGACCTGGACAACGGCCGCGTGAGCATCACCAGCCAGAACCACGGTTTCGCCGTGGAGCTGGACTCGCTGCCCGAGACCCTGCGCCCCACGCACGTCAGCCTGTTCGACGGCACGCTGCAGGGCCTGGAGCACAAGGACAAGCCCGCGTTCTGCTTCCAGGGCCACCCCGAGGCTTCGCCCGGCCCGCACGATATCGCCTACCTGTTTGACCGCTTCACGGCGCTGATGGAGAAACACAAAAATGCCTAA
- the lpxB gene encoding lipid-A-disaccharide synthase translates to MTENAAPARCLGPSIAMVAGETSGDLLASLLMDGLLARWPQASAFGIGGPQMQQRGFEAWWSSERLAVHGYSWEVFRRLAEILGIRRQLRQRLLRQPPAVFVGIDAPDFNLGLEADLRAAGVKTVHFVCPSIWAWRADRVEKIRNAADHVLCVFPFEPELLARHGIEATYVGHPLASVIPLHPDRAAARRRLGLDEQGLVLAVLPGSRRSEIRYLAARFFHAAALVRKALPAIKIIVPAVPAQLDELRRVAEETGMAASLHIVRGQSHDALAACDVTLIASGTATLEAALYKRPMVIGYNMHPWSWRLMRGKQLQPWVGLPNILCGDFVVPELIQDAATPLALSQAVLQWLQACEHSPSTVEALVQRFTALHHELRRDTAELAAHAIEKIIAPTVA, encoded by the coding sequence ATGACCGAGAATGCGGCGCCTGCGAGGTGCCTGGGCCCGTCGATCGCCATGGTCGCAGGGGAAACCTCGGGCGATCTGCTGGCCTCCCTGCTCATGGACGGCCTGCTGGCCCGCTGGCCGCAGGCATCGGCGTTCGGCATCGGCGGGCCACAGATGCAGCAGCGCGGCTTCGAGGCCTGGTGGTCCAGCGAGCGCCTGGCCGTGCACGGCTACAGCTGGGAGGTGTTTCGCCGGCTGGCTGAAATCCTGGGTATCCGCAGGCAATTGCGGCAACGGTTGCTCAGGCAGCCTCCGGCGGTGTTCGTGGGCATCGATGCGCCGGACTTCAACCTGGGTCTGGAGGCCGATCTGCGTGCCGCAGGCGTCAAGACCGTGCATTTCGTCTGTCCGTCGATCTGGGCCTGGCGTGCCGACCGGGTCGAGAAGATCCGCAATGCGGCCGACCATGTGCTGTGCGTCTTTCCATTCGAGCCTGAGCTGCTTGCGCGCCATGGCATAGAGGCCACCTATGTCGGCCATCCGCTGGCCAGCGTGATTCCGCTGCATCCCGATCGCGCGGCGGCACGCCGCAGGCTGGGCCTTGACGAGCAGGGGCTGGTGCTTGCCGTGCTGCCCGGCAGCCGCCGCTCCGAGATCCGTTACCTGGCCGCGCGTTTTTTTCATGCGGCCGCTTTGGTTCGCAAGGCTTTGCCAGCTATTAAAATAATAGTGCCTGCGGTGCCTGCGCAGCTGGACGAGTTGCGTCGCGTCGCTGAAGAGACCGGCATGGCGGCGTCGCTGCACATCGTGCGAGGCCAGTCCCATGATGCCTTGGCGGCCTGTGACGTGACGCTCATCGCCAGTGGCACGGCCACGCTGGAGGCTGCCCTGTACAAGCGTCCCATGGTGATCGGCTACAACATGCACCCCTGGAGCTGGCGCCTGATGCGCGGCAAGCAGCTGCAGCCCTGGGTGGGCCTGCCCAACATCCTGTGCGGCGACTTTGTCGTGCCTGAGTTGATCCAGGATGCGGCCACGCCCCTGGCGTTGAGTCAGGCCGTGCTGCAATGGCTGCAGGCCTGCGAGCATTCCCCTTCAACCGTCGAGGCGCTGGTGCAGCGCTTCACAGCGCTGCACCATGAGTTGCGGCGCGATACTGCCGAACTGGCTGCCCATGCGATCGAGAAAATCATTGCCCCCACTGTCGCCTGA